The window ACCACAGCTCCGACCGTCAGCAACACGACCGCGTTCACAGAGTACGCAGTGAACTTCTGCTTCACGAGGAGGAAAGCAAAGGTCGCAGTGAATCCCAGGTGCGTGGCGACGATGAGTGCGCAGGTCGAGATGGGGATCTTCGCGACGCCATACGCATACAAGTAGTCGTCGAGGCCGGTGAGTATTCCGATCGCCGCTGATCCGAAGAAGAGGCGGGGTTTCATGAGGAAGAGCTGGGCGTCGACCGCGGCTTTTCGGCGGTGCATGTAGGCAGCGAGGAGGGGGATGAGGATTATCGGGAAGCCGCCGGTTTCGAGCCAGCTGGTGAACCAGATTCTTTTGCCGCCGCGGATGAAGTATAGGCGCATCACTAAAGGGCCGCCGCAGTTTCCGATCGATAGTATTATACAGTTGATGCCTAAGAAGATTTTCTTCATAGCGCCGGTGGTGATCATTCGAACTTCCATTGATTCACTAAGCTTAGTTTTTATCTGAAAACTTTTTTCACTATTTACACGATTGAGTCATTTAatttcatattatattttaagttATTCAagtttcatatatttatataacatTTCTCTATTGGAATTTCTAGGTTATTTATTTTTGGTATTATTATCGGTTAACTTgtattttttcttcaattttaatcattttcacCGAAAGATGGACGTTATTATTTTATAGTATCATGTATATATTCTTGTAGTGGTCTAAGTCCTAAGTCGTGAGAAATTTTGGCTCTCGTTAAGATAATGGGATTTAATTTCTATGGCAATTATTGGAGACATCGTGGCCCCATATTGAAGGTGAGAAGAAGAAAGCCATGCCAAACCCCTTATCAGTAGATTTTTGTAGcatattaaaattttcaaatccaATATCTTGTGGACGATGATTAAAGTGTGGGAGTGACCATCAAAGATCATTTGAGCTCCGGTGACGACGATGAATAGAATTCCGATTTTCAGTTGGTAATTATTTATACTTATCATAATATTGATCAATCAGAAAATGCTAATCCGTGAATATAtaaagagtaggtcttttgtgagacgatctcacgaatctttgtcggtgagatgagtcaaccctgccgatattaacaatatcataaaaagtaatatttttttcatggatgactcaaataagagatctgtctcataaaatacgacctgtgagaccgtctcacacaaatttttgccatatATAAATCGACACAAACTTTTCATCATCTACTACATACACAAATCTTGTCATTTGGATATACTCCACGAATTAATAgacaaaattatttaattagaatTTCTAGTACACAAATTcagatttttttatattaaatagaAGAAATAGTAAATCacggatttttaaaattaaataacccGAGAAAATTCTAAACATATCATTAGCCATAATTTAAGATTTGAAGCGTCAAAATAGTAGTCCTTTGTATATTATTAAGAAACGAATTATCAAGaaccataattttaaaaaaaattaaattaaattctctCCAATTTAATTTGTTATTTATCTCATCTTTTTCATCGAGTAAAACCCGCAACCACTGCCCTTTCATCTGTGGTGGTGGAGTCACATATATGACCACTTGGTCGgttcatttttaatttttttaatataattttggattgatttgatatcaTACGGATAAGTCAATTTAAAAGATTTTCGAGTTTAAAATCTTAGAGCCCGTTTGGTATCAAaagttttttaattaaaaaagtgCTTTTTAAAGTTGGCTTTTAAAAGTGCTTTTTTAAGTAAAAGTTGTGTTAATATTGTGTTTGGatgaatagatgaaaaacactttttaaattaataaatgtgTTTGGATATTTATCATTAAAGTGTTTTTTTTAAGGTCATTAAAAAAGCTAGTGAAAAAAGCTCTAAAATAAGACTTTTAAAAAAGCTCTAATTTCAACTTAAATAAGTGCTTTTTTAAGCACTAGAAGCCCACCCAAAcaagttaaaaattaaaaaaagcacttttttttaaaaaaaacactttTTTAATTGTAGCTTCTTAATCTCCTTAGATTAATAATTTGACTGTAATTGTCATGCGTGTTAACCTTAGAATCACTCCACTAATCTTGTAGATGAACACACACAACAGCATCTAAgtcaaaacaaaaatttgtgtgagacggtctcacgggtcgtatttgtgagacgaatatcttatttaggtcatccatgaaaaagtattattttttatgctaagaatattactttttactgtgaatatcagtagggttagACTCATTTCATaaattaggatccgtgagacgtcTCACGTTACCCGCTCTTTAAGTCAATCCGTTTTTCTCGATTCCCGCTTCCTAACAGAATAACGACTTCGAACTTCACAAGTCCCGTGAACTAATTTAGAAGAAATCCAATCAATCGCAAACCCCATTGCAGAAATTGAGAAGTGGGATTCCAGTTGGATCCATCTCCATTCTTGAAGTTCATAGCATGGATTTCACAAGAAAACTCAGTTTCCTAGTGTTTCTGCTGTGTGTTTTGATCTCTCTCAAGAACCAAAATGCGGAAACTAACAGAAAGGGTTCGTTTCAGAATGCAGATTACTCTCAAGAAGATCCGCCTTCGATTCTCGGGGATATATTGATCGATAGAAAGCTCCAAGAAAATGATATAGACCACCCTCCTAATGAATGGCTCAGGTATGATTACTATAACGAATCTTGCCCGTTCGCTGAGCAGATAATCCGGTCAATTGTTCGAGAGTTGTATGAGCTGCGGCCCGATGTCGCCCCGGCTCTGCTGAGACTTTCCTTTCATGATTGCTTTGTGGAGGTAAGTTTTCCTCTTCTTTCACTTATTGGTATGattttgagatgaaaattttgCTGTTTTTCCCCCCGAATTTGGTCTTTTGGGAATTGGGAACATAACTTCTTTCAATTTTCTCCGTGATTCCCATTGTTCTTGTTCTTGAGTCGCATTGGTTTGTTTGCATTCAATCACAATGATATGTTGTGTTACTCGGCACAAATTTTTGTGTAGGGATGCGATGCCTCAGTTTTACTGGATGCTACTGATGTAATGGAGAGTGAAAAGGATTCTCCACCAAATGAATCTTTAAAGGGCTTTGATGTTATAGACATCATCAAGTCGGAGCTCGAAGAATCGTGCCCTGGAGTCGTTTCTTGCGCTgatattattgttttggcagCTAGAGAAAGTGTTCTTCTTGTAAGCCTTCCCCTGTGATTTTAATACTTGTTCGACTATGCGTTCGTAAATATTTGAATCTTTTGTTTTTCTGTCTTACATTTTGGCATTTCAGGCTGGTGGTCCTTTCTACCCTCTGTATACTGGTAGAAAAGACAGCATGGTGTCGTTTTTCGAAGAAGCAACATACGAGCTTCCTAGTCCACAAGATGATCTCTCGAAAACCATTGAATCTTTTGCAACTAGAGGATTTGATGAAAGAGAAACTGTCAGTCTATTAGGTACACTATATTAATTGATCACATCCTTTCCTTATGAATCACAGATTATTTCTTGTTATATAAATCTTGTTTCATCGTACAATGTAGGCGCCCACAGCGCAGGAACAATTCACTGCAAGTTCTTCCACAACCGGCTTTACAACTTCAGTGGAACAGATGGACCCGACCCATCTCTAGATACCGAGTTTCTTGAGCTGCTAAGGTCCACGTGCAATCAAAGTCATGCCATGCCAGCATCATCACCATCACCATCACCGTCGTCTTCGTCTTCTCCTTCTCCTTCATCAGCGTTGCATATTTTAACAAACACCACCTTATTTCAAGATCCGGGGATGAAGATGGATTACGAGGGACCTAGAAAAGGTTTCGGTATATTATACTACCGGAGTCTTCTGCAAGGCAAAGGATTGCTCTTTGTTGATCAGCAGATGACATCTGGTGAAGAAACTGAGACTTGGGTTCGAGCCTATGCGTCGGATGGTACCCTGTTTCAGAGGGATTTCGGCCTTACAATGATCAAGCTTTCTGATCTGGGGGTTCTGACCTCACCAATGGGTCAGGTTCGGCTTAGTTGCCGAAAAGTGAACTAAAATTTTATGTACACAAAATCTTCTGAATTGTTAAGTTGGTTTTCAATGTGATGTTTCATGATTCATTTCATTGAAATTTCCTTTCTATTCTGTACATTACCCTTTGGCTTTCGCTGGCCAATTTATTAATGTCCAAGAATTTCTAATAGAAGCAATGATCTCAGAAAATTTACAGCCAATAAAAGAAAAGAACAATGGAGGACTCACCACAGAACCTCGTTTAAGATGCACTTGTTTTACTAATAAAACAGTAACAACATGGAAGTAAGAAGAAATAGATTCAAATgaacataaattctctacagCTTTAGAGGGCCTAGACTCCTCATTGAACTGTGAGCACTGGCTAATCCTCCAAGTTTCCTCTTTGAACTGTGAACGCTGGCTGATCCCAGCTCCCTCATCGAATGGTGGACACTTTTTGACAGGTGGGGAACGATGAATTCTGAATACATATCCATGAAAAACCTGTCCACAAGTTCAAGATAAGCCGGGCATGTAATAAGAGAATAGTAGTGAAAGAATTCTTCCAAATCCGATACATGATCCTCATCATCATTCACATTCATCAAGTCTAAATCGTTCATTTTCTGAGCTAACGTGTGCACGGCCAAGAAACCAGATTCTTCTTGTTTCACTACAGAGTATGTAATTGTCTTCTTCTCTTCTTTTAAGTCCTTGAATCCCTTTTGATCTGCTCCATACATGGAGGTCTTTATACATCTTTGATGCTCATCACCTTTTGTTGGCTCATTAGGAGAAGAAATGGGATCCAGGAGAGGAGTTTCAGGTTGCTTTTGTTGCCTCTGTAATAGCACAGATTTGAGATTCTTGAGtgttttttgcaagattttgcTCGTCATGTAAAGGGTTTGTTTGATTCTTCTTCTAATATGTGCTTCCCTATCTTTAGTGACTAGAAAGCTCCAAATTTAGTTGGGATCATTCTGGTTTAGGAGCTGCAAGTGTTGttatatgtaataaaataaacTGGATTGAGACAAAACAGCAATGAGCAAAGGACAAATTTTATCAGATTTTGATTCATTAGTTTGCTGTCTTTTGACTCATGGAGGGATTATATTTCGATTCCCATGATAAAACAATACAATCTTTTTTAGCAaacaacataaaaataataatatagctCACATTTCCTTAACCACTTGACATAATCTAAATATTCTTTTCAAATTTGTCACAAGAAGTGTGGAAAGGCAATAATTTTGAGTCAAACAcatccataaaatattttttttttttaatttacaaaAGTTAATGAACTATATCCAATGATTAAGGTAAACTtcaatccaagttttaaaattagGACTGTCATTTAGAGCTTGTGCCATAAAGGAGGGAATTGTTTACATTATGGCAGCATTAATATGGAAGTGATTGGACCCCTACCTATGAGCATGTTAGTTGAAAAGTGGGATAAAGGCAGGACCAAATTAATTGAAACCAAGAAATAAGGTCATAACATCACTATTTGTGTAGCCACTTTCTGACAGTTTAGTGCgtcaaaccctaaaccctaataTCATATCCTTCAATATTAAACTAACCGAATCAAGATAAATATGACGAAAATTTAAGGCTCAAATTCGGATCAAATTAGTTCTACTGAACTTCGAACTTGATTCGAAgttcgaaaattttaaattttttgcttCAATTCGGTTCGAGTTAAAGCTTGAGTTCAAGTTGATTAGAACATGTTCACGCATTATTCAAACTATAGCTCGAAAATaagtaatataaaaaaaataaaaaattatttttttaatatagatttgtattatattaataaatattaaggttCACAAGCGGTTCGTGCACTGTCGAACAAAATAGTTTGAATTCGAGTTTGACTCAAATTTATAATCTCAaatacaaatcaaatattttttaaacggACTAAAAAAAACCGCGAACCGACTGAGTTAATCTCTATGGGAGCAGTCATGGGAGCAGTTGACTGCTGTTTTAAATTGATTAAGATAGCGTCCCGTGGCCCCAAATTGTAAGATAAATTCTGACTGATGGGCTTTTTTAATACCCAACAGAAATCATAGGCCCATTGGGCCCAATCCTATTCAAAGCCCAACCCTTACATAATTCACTTATGTATAAGACTCCCTCCATCGCCGCAGCGCAAATCTGATCTGCGAGCTCGCGAGAAAATTAGAGTTTCTGGAGTTTCAAAGCTATGGTAAGTTAGTGGCTGAATTCTTGATAATTTTACgtttttgaaatttatttcaATTCGATCTTCCGTTGTAAGTATAGTTCTTGTGAATTTTTCttagtgtgtgtaacgtgtggtACTGTTCTAGGGTAAGGGGACGGGGAGCTTTGGGAAGAGGAGAAACAAAACCCACACACTGTGCGTGAGGTGTGGCCGCCGCAGCTTCCACCTCCAGAAGAGCCGATGCTCCGCATGTGCTTATCCCGCCGCTCGCAAGAGGACATGTACAGTATTTTTTGTTAACATTTATTTTCAGTACATTTGGATTTAAGTTGAGTGGATGCAAATAGTAATAAACATGAGAAGGCGACACAATGGTTGTATAGTTTAGTCTCAGTTTCCCCTATTGCAAAGTAGGCAATTAGGGATCATATCGAGTATTGACTGATGTATAGGTAGATTTGTTAATTGGTAAATAGTTGACGAGATTTTTAAGTATTATTCCTATAAGATTAAAAAATGCTTCCTTTACAAAAATTATTGCCCAAGTGTTATTCATTTAATTGtagatttttgtttttgatgGCTGATTGGACTTATTATTTGAGCAGATTGTGTATTTTGGATATAATATGCTGTCTTTTCCGTTAATATATTTGTGCAAACAGTTTACTTTTTTTAGTTGTAGACGGTTCTCCTATTGATAGTTGATTGAGCTGATTATTCGGGAGAGTTTTATAAGCGGTCAAAAGATGCTTTATTTGAAATGTATCTATGGTTTAAACAATTTGCTCATTTTTTACTGTTTTAAATTCTTTGTTGGTTGATTTTGATAAAATATTACATCAAAAAAATGCTACCTTTGCTACTAATATATGGGCCAAACATGTTTTTTTGTTTAACTGAATATGTTGTCACGTCATTATTGATCTGAATGgtaaatgatacaaaatataaTGAAAAAGAGTGATTGAAGCATATTCTACATTTCAGATAACTGGAGTGTGAAGGCGATTCGTAGAAAGACTACTGGAACTGGACGAATGAGGTATCTTCGCCATGTACCCCGCAGATTCAAGACCAACTTCAGAGAAGGTTTCAACTTTACTGTGCTTTTTCATATTATTTTGAATTGTTTTGAATTTTGAGCGTTCCATTTATTTCCTTTAAATTTACGCCGATGGATTTAGGTACCGAAGCTGCACCCAGGAAGAAGGCAACAGCAGCTTCTGCTTGATAGCTTATTAAGTTGGTACTCATTACTGTACATTTCATTGGTATTTTTGAAACTTCAAGAACAATTGAGTTTTGGGAATTTCCTTTGAAGGGATCTTTGCCTTGTTTGATTCTTTGTTGGATAAACAATTTGTTGCTGTACTTGGTTGTTTTGGTAAGGAAGGATGATACACTATTATGAAGTTTTTAGTTGGTATTTCTCTGGAGCAGCTGAAGGTGTTCAATTGTTTATGATGAACTAAGTTTCTTTGAATTTGAGCTGATGTGGTTCAATGCTTGTGCAACTCGTTTGACTGGAATGGTCCTCGTTTATATGTTCCACCGCAGTTACTTAAAATCTACTGAAATGTACTTGTGCTGAGTGATATAACACTAGGCATGGTAGACTGAGGAGAACTCACTATATGATTCCTTGATATTTATCACATTCTAGTTTCACCGACTAAAGCTATGTGAGgcaaataaaagttttttatattatatgaatTACCTAAGTGATGAGCTGGTcaaaatatgttattgatggaTCGGATAGATCGAGTCTTTAGCTGCGAGAACATCTCTCCCGGAGAGTAGGAGAGGCTAAAAATACCTCTTCTCgttttttctttgttttgttCTGTTTTCCCTGTTTAACGCTGGTTTACTCTTGTTCACTCCACGAAATATTTTTGGTCACGGTCCTGCAAATTTAATATGGTGGTCGGCCGGTGTATCGGATCATCGTGGTAAATCGTATCGTCGTggtaaatttcgaaaattgatGCGGTTTATTTGGGATCCTGGGAGTATTTTCATTTCGTCTCTTTAAGAAATTTTATGGGTGGATGTTGCAACCGGCAAGTGAATTGTGCACCTGCATAAATTCTTGGATTTTACATCCTTTTATCATGATTCTTATTCTATTTTTTAAACATAATTAAGTAATTCAAATAATTACTTATTGCAGTAATTTAAAATGTAATCCCAAATCCATTTCTCATCAAATTCGTCGATTAAAACCAGGAGTACCATGTGTGCTTGTGTGTGCGGGGAATGTAAGTTCACTCGACATTAAGATTCCAACCGacctaaaaaaatatttctgacATGAAAGTTACAGCCTAAAAATGAACAAAATCGCAGCGAACTTTAGGAATTTGTTACATCGCCGATGAACTTTCCTTAGAAAAAAATTACCATTGACATAGCCGTTGAGCTTTCAACAAGAGAAAATCGATATGAAAGAGCTTGAATCTCCTAATTTAATTCAAGTTTACCAAATTTATCTTTCTCTTCGTCCACCAGTCTGAATACATCGCTGAGCTCTGGAAATGCGGACAAAAGTAGCAGCTGAAGAAGATCAAATGCCAGCTGCTTCATGAAAACAGATGACTGTACATTCAAATCAATGATATCATTTGTTAATTTCGGTTCCAAGAAAATGCAGATAAAAAGCTCGTTTTTAACGGACCCCCCAAGTGCCTCAAGCATTCCGCACCGCCATTTCAACGTGAAACATATGATAGAACAATTCAATCAAATGCATAGGAGTGTGGCCGAAAATTTGCTTTGGATAAAATCATGAGTTTGCAATGACTAGACATCGTACGTATATGGTGTGAAAAGATGATGCAGAGGTTGAATAGGTGCAAAAGATAGTCACTCTCGTACACATCAAGGGCAGGAAAAATTTCAAGAATGAGTTTCTACTCTCACCTGGATGAAGTAGTAGAGATCCTTTGCGCACAGATCATATTCCTTGCGTCCAACAAGGCCTACAATAGCAGCTGGTGCTTTATCTGCAGGGGTCACCAGTAAAAAGGCCCAGTATAAATACTATGGGTCAAGATTTGAGATAATGCACTTAATAGACAAAAAAAAAGTATTACCAATCATTACTTCATACACTAATTTTGCTTGCTGTTCAGCTACTTTCTGTTGCATCTCCTCTAAACTATGGGAATCGTCAATTTTATGTGAGGAACGTGGACTGGAAGGTTGGTGCCTTTGAGAATTGTCGGATGGACTAGTAGGTGGTGGTTTCTGTCGGGCTGGATGCTTTGTTATGAATACTCCGTCAGGCCAGAGGATCTAGCACATGTATAGAATAGTATTAAGTGAAAATTCGGATTTCGCAATGAGATCGACAGCGTAACATTCCACAGGCATCGGACCATAGAAATTAACAAATGCATACGATGGTATTATTAGTATCCATAGATTTGTTATGACTTATGAGATTGGCCATAGAATCTAACACATGGATATAATGGTATTATTGGCATCCACAGATTTGCTATGGGATAATAAGCATAACAATTACAGATGCTTACGTATTTggtataaattaattagaagtcGTAAGTTGATATTTCACAGATGTAGCAGTTTTAAGAAGAGTGTTATTTGAGAAACCATTGAACGAAAAAGAATTTCTTCCAACATTGGAACAAGAAAGATATACCTGCTCCAACCTCCTGATCCCAGAGGCAACAACTGATCCTTGTCGCAGAAGCTGGATTTTCTCGATCAGCCAATCATCAAAGGCATCACCCATTCCCAATTGTAACACTTGCTTAGCCACCCAAAAAGCTTTTCTCCTGTATACAGCTCCAATTATGTACAAGCACAAAAAGCAAATGGTGCTTAGCATCAATTCTTTTAGGAACGAATCCTATCTCAATGTATTTAAGATTATTGGAAATATATTATATTGAATTTTTCCTTAGAATAAGAAAGTATacacaatataatcataaagataGAATAGGATTTGATTAGATCAATTAGGTCATGATTATCTTTCCTTATATTGTATTCGGAcaaacatgcatatattatTTATCAGAATTAATAGGATGCAAGCAAGAAAGTTTATGTCCAACTCTTGTTTCACGGTATTAGAGAAGGCGATACTTGTCTCTGATTCACTTGAGTCTGTTTCATTGTTCACAAAATGGCCTCCAAGTATCCTCCATCGTGGAAACCACAACCACCATATCCAAATCCCCTTCTACTCCTTCGTTTGACAACCAGTCTCTACAAACTACGCATCACAAACTTAATGGCGTGAATTTTTGAGAATGGTTTCAATCCGTCATAATTATCATCAAGGGAAGAGGAAAAATCGGCTACCCGACTATTGCAATTACTGCCCCGGGAGAAACCAAGGTTGGTTGTAGCACTTGGGAGGCTGAAAACTCGATtgtcatggcttggttcatcaATTCTATGGAACCAAGCATTGGACGAACATGTCTTTTTTACCAGACTGCTAAGAAGATGTGGGTTGCAGTCCAGGAAATTTGTTCTGATCTCGAAAATGCATCTCAATGTTTCGAGATTTGCTCAAAAATCCACAACACCAAACAAGGCGGTCTCCTTATTACAAAATATTACAATTCCCTCGTGGaattgtggtggaattggatgAGCATGTCCTACCGATGCCGAGAAATACAAAAAAGATGTTGGAAAGAGAGCGCACATTTGATTTCTTGCATGGGCTGAATCCAGATTTAGACGAAGACCTTTGGAAACTCGAGGTTCTGCCCTTGTGACAAACAAACATAACAGTGGTCGAAACACTACGTCAATGTGTGATTATTGGAACAAACCATACCACACACGGGAGATTGAACATAAAATTTGCTCACTTGGCTGAATCAAAGTCCAACACCAACGCTGGACTTGAAGACATGCTACTGCAACTCCTCCACCGGACCAAACTTTCAACAAATGCTGATGGTCAAAACTCTAAATCTCCTACTGCTGCTGTGGCACTAACAGGTACAATCAGCCAGACCTTTCTGTTCAACTCACTACAACCTAATTGTTGGGTTGTAGATACTGGGGCTTCAGATCATATGAGAGGTCTGTGAAACTCTTTGATGATTATACCAATTGTCACAACAGAATAAATGTGTGGGTGGGTGGCAGATGAAAAAACCTAACCAGCCGTGGGCCAGGGCACGGTTTTCTTACCCTGTATGATATTGAAATTCGTTCTTTTTGAGCCTAAGTTGACATACAATTTGTCATCTGTTAGTAAGTTGGCGCGTGGTATG is drawn from Primulina eburnea isolate SZY01 chromosome 10, ASM2296580v1, whole genome shotgun sequence and contains these coding sequences:
- the LOC140803965 gene encoding putative Peroxidase 48; the protein is MDFTRKLSFLVFLLCVLISLKNQNAETNRKGSFQNADYSQEDPPSILGDILIDRKLQENDIDHPPNEWLRYDYYNESCPFAEQIIRSIVRELYELRPDVAPALLRLSFHDCFVEGCDASVLLDATDVMESEKDSPPNESLKGFDVIDIIKSELEESCPGVVSCADIIVLAARESVLLAGGPFYPLYTGRKDSMVSFFEEATYELPSPQDDLSKTIESFATRGFDERETVSLLGAHSAGTIHCKFFHNRLYNFSGTDGPDPSLDTEFLELLRSTCNQSHAMPASSPSPSPSSSSSPSPSSALHILTNTTLFQDPGMKMDYEGPRKGFGILYYRSLLQGKGLLFVDQQMTSGEETETWVRAYASDGTLFQRDFGLTMIKLSDLGVLTSPMGQVRLSCRKVN
- the LOC140802920 gene encoding uncharacterized protein, whose protein sequence is MTSKILQKTLKNLKSVLLQRQQKQPETPLLDPISSPNEPTKGDEHQRCIKTSMYGADQKGFKDLKEEKKTITYSVVKQEESGFLAVHTLAQKMNDLDLMNVNDDEDHVSDLEEFFHYYSLITCPAYLELVDRFFMDMYSEFIVPHLSKSVHHSMRELGSASVHSSKRKLGGLASAHSSMRSLGPLKL
- the LOC140803967 gene encoding large ribosomal subunit protein eL37x, coding for MGKGTGSFGKRRNKTHTLCVRCGRRSFHLQKSRCSACAYPAARKRTYNWSVKAIRRKTTGTGRMRYLRHVPRRFKTNFREGTEAAPRKKATAASA